A stretch of the Vulcanisaeta souniana JCM 11219 genome encodes the following:
- a CDS encoding S1C family serine protease: MGGDIESRITDIVNEMRSSVVSIITTRLMVDEWLNAAPVRGIGTGFFIDNEHVVTANHVVQDATELIVVTPGGDEYEGELLGRDPEFDAALIRVSGARSIKSVKLGDSDKLKVGQMVIAMGYPLGLLGEPTVTLGVVSAISRSIRTPVGVLEGLIQTDAAINPGNSGGPLLNLDGEVIGMNTAIIAGAQGIGFAVPINLVKLTIDEILRFGRVVRPRLGIYGIDLNKPMAKYFKLPVDKGVLVVGVVPGSPADDAGIRQGDVITAIDDEELSSIVQLKVHLTKKFIDGVNTFDLMVTRGRTRYRIKVSI, encoded by the coding sequence GTGGGTGGAGATATAGAGTCGAGGATCACGGATATTGTTAATGAGATGAGGTCATCAGTCGTGAGTATAATAACGACTAGGTTGATGGTTGATGAGTGGTTGAATGCAGCACCAGTAAGGGGCATTGGCACTGGTTTTTTTATTGATAATGAGCATGTGGTTACTGCAAACCACGTCGTGCAAGACGCCACGGAATTAATAGTGGTTACACCAGGCGGTGATGAGTATGAAGGTGAGTTATTGGGTAGGGACCCAGAGTTTGATGCAGCGTTGATAAGGGTTAGTGGTGCTCGATCCATAAAGTCCGTCAAGCTCGGCGACTCTGATAAACTTAAAGTGGGCCAGATGGTGATTGCCATGGGTTATCCCCTAGGCCTGCTTGGGGAACCCACAGTAACACTGGGTGTTGTTTCCGCAATTAGCAGGAGTATAAGGACTCCGGTTGGCGTTCTTGAAGGCTTGATTCAGACCGATGCAGCAATTAACCCGGGGAATTCAGGCGGGCCCCTGCTTAATCTTGATGGCGAAGTAATTGGTATGAATACTGCAATAATAGCCGGTGCGCAGGGAATTGGGTTTGCCGTACCCATAAACCTGGTTAAGTTAACCATCGATGAGATACTGAGGTTCGGTAGGGTAGTTAGACCTAGACTGGGTATATATGGCATTGACCTCAATAAGCCCATGGCCAAGTACTTCAAGTTACCCGTGGACAAGGGCGTGCTTGTGGTGGGAGTTGTTCCTGGTTCACCTGCTGACGATGCTGGTATTAGACAGGGAGATGTCATTACTGCAATTGATGATGAAGAATTATCAAGCATAGTTCAACTAAAGGTTCACTTGACCAAGAAGTTTATTGATGGAGTCAACACGTTTGATTTGATGGTGACAAGGGGCAGAACGAGATATAGAATTAAAGTTAGCATATGA
- a CDS encoding translation initiation factor aIF-1A has translation MPKENQQGSKVRLPEEGEMFAKVVELVGDDRAKAVCQDGKIRLVRIPGKYRKKMWLRIGDYILVVPWDFEPNRADLVYKYERNEVNELKQSGYAEVLSQLDELAG, from the coding sequence ATGCCTAAGGAAAACCAGCAGGGAAGTAAGGTACGCTTACCGGAGGAGGGAGAGATGTTTGCTAAGGTTGTGGAATTAGTTGGTGATGACAGGGCGAAGGCTGTGTGCCAGGATGGCAAGATTAGGCTCGTCAGGATACCTGGTAAGTATAGGAAGAAGATGTGGCTTAGGATTGGTGATTACATACTCGTGGTTCCGTGGGACTTCGAACCAAACAGAGCCGACTTGGTATATAAGTACGAGAGGAATGAAGTCAATGAATTAAAGCAAAGCGGCTATGCCGAAGTCCTAAGTCAATTAGATGAGTTAGCAGGTTAA
- a CDS encoding 60S ribosomal export protein NMD3, which produces MRRICALCGRETEILIEGLCPDCYRKTHPLARVKREFVGIVRCPSCGAILYKGRWVRDPRVIEKLILESIEYLGSVKSTSIESLGLRHGLNTSIVKIRGTVHDLISDYDEEVQIRVRYGEELCPRCRDMINEKERAIIQVRSVIPMDNQLKRLIIDIVKKETMRDTERSGFLRIDDAPGGFDIKLSDQGLARSIAHRIHKTIPSRVLESQSVIKGRGDKVITKLSISVFLVPLNRGSVIMYMNKPYYVLTYSQSTVRLLNIVSKEIINIRLNDIIKNEITIPNHEVRCMEVNGSRTLEIVIDDERYLLNDIC; this is translated from the coding sequence ATGCGTAGAATATGTGCACTATGTGGTAGAGAAACCGAAATACTAATCGAGGGACTATGCCCAGACTGCTATAGGAAGACCCACCCATTGGCCAGGGTTAAGAGGGAATTCGTGGGCATTGTAAGATGCCCAAGTTGCGGCGCAATACTATATAAGGGCAGGTGGGTAAGGGATCCCAGGGTAATTGAGAAACTAATCCTAGAGTCCATCGAGTACTTAGGCAGTGTTAAAAGCACGTCCATAGAGAGCCTTGGGCTAAGGCATGGATTAAACACCTCCATCGTTAAGATTAGGGGTACCGTCCACGACCTCATCAGTGACTACGACGAGGAAGTACAGATCAGAGTTAGGTATGGTGAGGAATTATGCCCGAGGTGTAGGGATATGATCAATGAGAAGGAGAGAGCCATTATACAGGTCAGGAGCGTGATACCCATGGATAACCAACTCAAGAGGTTGATCATCGATATAGTGAAGAAAGAAACAATGAGGGATACAGAGAGGAGTGGTTTCCTGAGGATTGATGATGCGCCAGGAGGATTCGACATAAAGCTCTCGGATCAAGGGCTCGCCAGATCTATAGCCCATAGGATACATAAGACGATCCCAAGTAGAGTACTTGAAAGCCAAAGCGTGATTAAGGGACGCGGAGATAAGGTAATTACTAAACTAAGCATTAGTGTGTTCCTAGTCCCACTAAACCGTGGCTCGGTGATAATGTACATGAATAAGCCCTATTACGTACTTACCTACTCACAAAGCACTGTCAGGTTACTAAACATCGTCAGTAAGGAAATCATTAATATTAGGTTAAATGATATAATTAAGAACGAAATTACGATACCGAACCACGAGGTGAGATGCATGGAGGTGAATGGCTCGAGGACATTAGAGATTGTTATTGATGATGAACGGTATCTACTTAATGACATATGTTGA
- a CDS encoding thiamine pyrophosphate-dependent enzyme, giving the protein MSTEAEVTTTGVKVELPKSYEDIKDLIRVDRLPHIWCPGCGLGILLKLLARAIKNSGIPIEKHVIVTGIGCTGRLGGYLKLDAYHVTHGRAIPFAVGLKMANPELEVTVVGGDGDILAIGGNHFIHAARRNDDINVIIVNNFIYGMTGGQYSPTTPKGAKTTTSPYGHYENPFNVPLLAYAAGASYVTRWTVLHQNELYQSLLEMFKVKGFAVVEVLSPCIIYTDRNAMGDAVDLMRVLKERPVIDHRANLADLDIDFSMKKIILGNFVKRERPVSYG; this is encoded by the coding sequence ATGAGTACGGAGGCTGAGGTAACAACCACGGGAGTTAAAGTAGAGCTTCCTAAGTCCTACGAGGACATAAAGGATTTGATAAGAGTTGATAGGTTACCGCATATCTGGTGTCCAGGATGCGGGTTGGGAATTCTACTTAAGTTATTGGCTAGGGCTATAAAGAACTCGGGGATACCAATTGAGAAACATGTCATAGTCACTGGCATAGGTTGCACTGGTAGGCTCGGTGGTTACCTAAAGTTGGATGCGTACCATGTGACTCATGGTAGGGCAATACCATTCGCCGTGGGTTTGAAAATGGCTAACCCAGAGCTTGAGGTAACCGTGGTTGGTGGAGACGGCGATATATTGGCTATTGGCGGTAATCACTTCATACATGCAGCCAGGAGGAATGATGATATTAATGTCATTATAGTTAATAACTTCATTTACGGAATGACTGGTGGTCAATACAGCCCAACAACACCAAAGGGCGCCAAGACAACCACATCGCCATACGGTCACTATGAGAACCCATTCAATGTACCATTACTAGCCTATGCAGCGGGAGCCTCATATGTAACTAGGTGGACCGTTCTCCACCAGAATGAACTCTATCAGTCTCTCCTGGAGATGTTTAAGGTCAAGGGCTTTGCCGTTGTTGAGGTCTTGTCGCCCTGCATAATCTATACTGATAGGAATGCCATGGGTGATGCTGTTGATCTAATGAGGGTCCTTAAGGAGAGACCTGTGATTGACCATAGGGCTAACTTAGCTGATCTGGACATTGATTTTAGTATGAAGAAGATAATCCTGGGAAATTTTGTGAAAAGAGAGAGACCTGTTTCGTACGGGTAA
- a CDS encoding electron transfer flavoprotein subunit alpha/FixB family protein, whose amino-acid sequence MSEWRGISVFIEQDNGELEGASLEVLTRAGELGRKFNEDVLGILLGHELKNIAKESSQYGADKLIVVNHPDLRHYNSDAYTEVMAYLINKYRPRYLLLPATRNSRDLAGRLAVRFRACLSAHVIMVDIDERDRKLVTAVPGFGGNIVATVVCTSGKPEMATVSPGTYEAKLSNKEATIIEETIPEGALRGRRIELMEKKTSPMPDLSRAEKVVVAGLGTGGDLELIKEFASLIGAAIGVTRPLADMGLMPRDYQIGTTGVSLRAKTVFVFGASGAPHFVYGIRDCGTIVAVNTDKEAPIFENCDYCVVADLFDLLKVLIKEMRGGK is encoded by the coding sequence ATGAGTGAATGGAGGGGAATATCCGTATTTATCGAGCAGGATAATGGCGAGCTAGAAGGGGCTTCACTTGAGGTTTTAACGAGGGCAGGCGAGCTAGGAAGGAAGTTTAATGAGGATGTTCTCGGCATATTACTGGGCCATGAGTTGAAGAATATAGCTAAGGAGTCCTCCCAGTATGGCGCCGATAAGCTCATTGTAGTTAATCATCCTGACCTAAGGCATTACAATAGTGATGCTTATACAGAGGTCATGGCTTACCTAATTAATAAGTACAGACCTAGGTACTTATTATTACCAGCCACTAGGAATTCGAGGGATCTGGCTGGTAGGTTAGCAGTTAGGTTTAGGGCTTGTTTGAGCGCCCATGTTATTATGGTTGATATTGATGAGAGGGATAGGAAGTTGGTCACTGCGGTACCTGGCTTCGGTGGTAACATAGTTGCCACTGTAGTTTGTACGAGTGGTAAACCCGAAATGGCTACTGTAAGCCCAGGAACCTACGAAGCAAAGCTGAGCAACAAGGAAGCTACTATAATTGAGGAGACAATACCCGAGGGTGCGTTGAGAGGTCGTAGAATAGAGCTTATGGAGAAGAAGACCTCACCAATGCCGGATTTATCAAGGGCTGAGAAGGTCGTCGTGGCTGGTCTTGGCACTGGCGGTGATCTGGAGTTAATTAAGGAATTTGCAAGTTTAATAGGGGCTGCAATTGGCGTTACGAGGCCCCTTGCAGACATGGGCTTAATGCCCAGGGACTATCAAATAGGTACCACGGGAGTTTCATTGAGGGCTAAGACCGTATTTGTGTTTGGCGCAAGTGGTGCTCCGCACTTCGTCTACGGCATTAGGGACTGTGGCACCATAGTTGCCGTCAATACTGATAAGGAGGCACCCATATTTGAGAACTGCGATTACTGCGTTGTGGCTGACCTATTTGATTTACTTAAGGTGTTGATAAAGGAAATGAGGGGTGGTAAGTGA
- a CDS encoding 2-oxoacid:acceptor oxidoreductase family protein produces the protein MLQQLDQIRIRLMGLGGHGIVFAGRLLGMAAAMGGLDSILTITYSPEQRGGWSRADVIIAKEMVDYPLIDEADLFLATTQQAFNLEFKSLRKGGVFIYESTIYKPTIPNLGSYVVIPVPATEIAEKTTGRKLTMNVVLVGIITAILEPVIKEDHIINAIKGMTRRAGKLDTSVQEMNIKAFQAGLDYGKKYLQELR, from the coding sequence ATGCTACAACAGCTCGATCAGATACGTATCAGGCTTATGGGGCTTGGTGGGCATGGCATTGTATTTGCTGGCAGGCTCCTTGGTATGGCAGCTGCCATGGGCGGCCTTGACTCAATATTAACAATAACATACAGCCCCGAGCAGAGGGGTGGTTGGTCGAGGGCTGATGTAATAATAGCTAAGGAGATGGTCGATTACCCACTCATTGATGAGGCTGATTTATTCCTGGCAACCACGCAGCAGGCATTTAACCTTGAATTCAAGAGTCTACGTAAGGGCGGTGTATTCATTTACGAAAGTACAATATACAAGCCCACGATCCCCAACTTAGGCAGTTATGTGGTGATACCAGTACCTGCCACAGAGATTGCAGAAAAAACCACAGGTAGGAAGCTAACGATGAACGTGGTTCTCGTTGGTATAATAACAGCAATCCTGGAGCCCGTTATAAAGGAAGATCACATAATTAATGCAATAAAGGGCATGACAAGGAGGGCGGGTAAACTCGATACATCGGTTCAAGAAATGAACATAAAAGCATTTCAGGCAGGGCTCGATTATGGTAAAAAGTACCTGCAAGAACTGAGGTGA
- a CDS encoding electron transfer flavoprotein subunit beta/FixA family protein: MASLRNIIVTMKVTPKPEEIRFDPTTKTVDRSKATNEINPADKNALELALQLKEKYGGRVVILSMGPPFWDQFLKMGIAMGADDAVLISDRALGGSDAFVTSRVLAAAVKKIGDYSLVIAGEESEDGSTGQVPPGMAEWLGIPAVTYVSQVTDAMEDSIIVKRTIKGGYETVKVKLPAVISVELGINTPRFPDFERLQWAQNEFKTTIWGIKDLGIAENEVGFKGSLTAVTELRELRPRERLRQFIEGSPEEIARELIKRLGLK; encoded by the coding sequence ATGGCATCTCTCAGGAATATAATAGTTACAATGAAGGTAACGCCGAAGCCCGAGGAGATTAGGTTCGACCCAACCACCAAGACTGTTGATAGGTCTAAGGCAACCAATGAAATAAATCCAGCAGACAAGAACGCCCTAGAGTTAGCTCTGCAATTAAAGGAGAAGTATGGTGGTAGGGTTGTTATACTGTCCATGGGTCCGCCATTCTGGGATCAATTCCTTAAGATGGGCATAGCAATGGGTGCAGATGACGCAGTGCTAATAAGTGATAGGGCATTGGGCGGCTCTGACGCCTTTGTAACTTCTAGGGTACTCGCGGCAGCAGTTAAGAAAATAGGAGATTACTCACTTGTTATTGCTGGTGAGGAGAGTGAGGATGGCTCAACAGGGCAAGTGCCTCCCGGCATGGCCGAGTGGTTGGGAATTCCTGCCGTTACGTATGTTTCACAGGTCACTGATGCTATGGAAGACTCAATAATTGTTAAGAGGACTATTAAGGGCGGCTATGAGACAGTTAAGGTTAAGTTACCTGCAGTTATATCGGTAGAGCTTGGTATAAATACACCGAGGTTTCCTGACTTCGAGAGACTACAGTGGGCTCAAAACGAGTTTAAGACAACCATATGGGGCATTAAAGACCTGGGCATTGCAGAGAATGAGGTCGGCTTTAAGGGTTCGTTAACTGCCGTAACCGAATTAAGAGAATTAAGGCCACGTGAACGACTACGTCAATTCATCGAGGGAAGTCCCGAGGAGATAGCCAGAGAGTTAATTAAGAGACTCGGATTGAAGTGA
- a CDS encoding hydrogenase iron-sulfur subunit — MPTNRVLILGGGIAGIEAALALANMGYRVTLVEKSPAIGGKMAMLDKTFPTLDCSICIEGPLISDVARHPRIELLSPAELIDLTGSPGDFKARILVKPRYVTDDCTKCGQCEDVCPVVVPSEFESGIGARKAIYLPFPQAEPGIYMLDIDHCLNKPPNYFPCDRCAKACDRNAIIYTMMPKVIERDVAAVIMSTGFELEKGEILGEYGYGRHMDVVTSLEFERLVNASGPSSGVVVKPSTGEEPEDILLVSCIGSRNNRYNDYCSGFCCTYLLKQGIYAKVLHGIKNVTLMYMNDIRTYGKGFENFFDRALKEGVNIVWGRPEVVGERNGKIIVKFEDTRNKKVTMKEYDMVVLAPSIKPVNDMGKLSKILSISLNRAGFVKTESTNPTLTTRPGIFVAGSVSGPRDISESVVTGLAAAVQATRYASPGVIEEEKYEEKIEPYPIRVGVFVCHCGTNIAGVADVPALVEAAKQMPGVVHAEDLQFACAKSSLDRMTEVIKEKKLNRVVVASCSPVTHLRFFQDAARRAGLNPYLVEMTNIRNLDTWVHSDRRAATEKAKDMIKMAVAKTHHMVPLQTIKLPVIKRALVVGCGPAGLAAATGLAGAGIETMLVEKANECGGMLRRLSRLEPEGFEAKKLLDRMVEEAREVGVKFVLGTTIKDVSGFTGNFHVVLSNGSELDVGAIVVATGAKPYIPTEFNYGKDPRVLTTLDLENGKTVDGKNVAVINCVGSRTSNRGCSKYCCAVGLSKAIELRNQGKNVVLIYRDIMGVDPEVEDLYKKARDAGVLFIRVPRKAELTEAIKMDNDKLIVNDVELGDDVEVSFDNVVLNIGLVPSEDTDEVSKVLRLSRDQEGFLMEAHPKLGPVDTMTPGIFIAGAARGPKNVAETIAEGYAAASRALMMLAQGYVTKEPFIPKFDWSKCTKCGLCIKACPYGAIRGVPGKWIEHVPAACQGCGSCVAECPQDAIALDALSDDAIMAQIDAALAEEPERKVVMFTCAYCSYWAADNAGIFKMQYPPYARIIRLQCSSRLAWRHVKHAFELGAAGVFVTGCRLGDCHYITANYNTVKRFENWKKRLKNIGMKEERFQMRLFGAPDVVDLVETMREAEKVVKTVTKEEIEMTKQRIKQLR; from the coding sequence ATGCCAACAAATAGGGTCCTCATCCTGGGTGGTGGTATTGCTGGTATTGAGGCTGCTCTTGCCCTGGCTAACATGGGTTATAGGGTTACGCTTGTTGAGAAGTCCCCTGCCATTGGCGGCAAGATGGCAATGCTCGACAAGACATTCCCAACACTGGACTGCAGCATATGCATAGAAGGACCGTTAATAAGTGACGTAGCTAGGCACCCACGCATTGAATTATTGTCTCCAGCCGAATTAATCGACCTAACGGGATCTCCAGGTGACTTTAAGGCTAGAATACTGGTTAAGCCCAGGTATGTTACTGACGATTGCACGAAATGTGGACAGTGCGAGGATGTGTGTCCGGTGGTCGTACCTAGCGAGTTCGAGTCGGGCATTGGCGCTAGAAAGGCAATATACCTACCATTTCCACAGGCGGAACCTGGAATATACATGCTTGACATAGATCACTGCCTCAATAAGCCACCGAATTATTTCCCTTGCGATAGGTGTGCTAAGGCCTGCGATAGGAATGCCATAATATACACAATGATGCCCAAGGTCATAGAGCGTGATGTGGCGGCCGTGATCATGTCGACCGGCTTCGAACTCGAGAAAGGCGAAATCCTCGGGGAGTATGGGTATGGCAGACATATGGATGTGGTGACATCACTCGAATTCGAGAGACTTGTTAATGCATCGGGTCCCTCAAGTGGTGTTGTTGTTAAGCCAAGTACTGGTGAGGAACCAGAGGACATATTACTCGTGTCCTGCATAGGCTCAAGAAACAATAGGTACAATGATTACTGCTCGGGGTTCTGTTGCACATACCTGCTTAAGCAGGGTATATACGCCAAGGTACTTCATGGCATTAAGAACGTCACATTAATGTACATGAATGATATTAGGACTTATGGTAAGGGATTCGAGAACTTCTTCGATAGAGCCCTCAAGGAAGGGGTAAACATTGTTTGGGGTAGGCCGGAGGTGGTTGGTGAGAGAAATGGTAAGATAATAGTCAAGTTTGAGGACACCAGGAATAAGAAGGTTACCATGAAGGAGTATGATATGGTTGTCCTGGCGCCCTCCATAAAACCAGTTAATGACATGGGCAAGTTAAGTAAAATATTGAGCATTTCATTGAATAGGGCTGGCTTTGTAAAGACTGAGTCTACAAACCCCACGTTAACAACAAGGCCTGGTATTTTCGTTGCAGGGTCGGTTAGTGGCCCTCGGGATATCTCAGAATCCGTGGTTACTGGATTAGCTGCCGCAGTACAGGCAACCAGGTATGCAAGCCCTGGGGTGATTGAAGAGGAGAAGTATGAGGAGAAGATAGAGCCATACCCAATCAGGGTCGGCGTTTTCGTATGCCACTGCGGTACAAATATAGCTGGTGTAGCCGATGTACCAGCATTAGTAGAGGCGGCTAAGCAGATGCCAGGCGTTGTGCATGCCGAGGATCTCCAATTTGCATGTGCCAAATCATCACTGGATAGAATGACAGAGGTGATAAAGGAGAAGAAACTGAACAGGGTAGTTGTCGCTTCATGTTCCCCAGTCACTCATCTTAGGTTTTTCCAGGATGCTGCGAGGAGGGCTGGTCTTAATCCTTACCTCGTGGAGATGACGAATATTAGGAACCTGGACACATGGGTCCACAGCGATAGGAGGGCAGCCACCGAGAAGGCAAAGGACATGATAAAGATGGCGGTAGCTAAAACCCACCACATGGTACCCCTACAGACAATAAAGCTACCAGTAATTAAGAGGGCCTTAGTCGTTGGTTGTGGACCAGCTGGCCTAGCAGCAGCCACTGGATTAGCAGGAGCAGGTATTGAGACTATGCTTGTTGAGAAGGCCAACGAGTGTGGTGGTATGTTAAGGCGTCTAAGTAGGCTTGAACCAGAGGGCTTTGAAGCTAAGAAACTGCTTGATAGGATGGTTGAGGAGGCTAGGGAGGTTGGTGTTAAGTTCGTGCTTGGTACTACTATTAAGGATGTCTCTGGATTTACAGGCAATTTCCATGTCGTACTCAGCAATGGTTCCGAGTTGGATGTTGGCGCTATAGTCGTAGCCACGGGCGCCAAGCCCTATATACCAACTGAGTTCAATTACGGTAAGGACCCCAGGGTGCTAACAACGCTGGATCTTGAGAATGGGAAGACCGTTGATGGTAAGAACGTGGCCGTAATAAACTGTGTTGGTTCCAGGACAAGCAATAGAGGATGTTCAAAGTACTGCTGCGCAGTGGGCCTGAGTAAGGCAATTGAATTAAGGAACCAGGGTAAGAATGTAGTCCTAATTTATAGGGATATAATGGGTGTTGATCCCGAGGTCGAAGACCTATACAAGAAAGCTAGAGACGCTGGTGTTTTGTTCATTAGAGTGCCAAGGAAGGCGGAGTTAACTGAGGCTATAAAGATGGATAATGATAAGTTGATAGTTAATGATGTTGAGTTAGGGGATGATGTTGAGGTATCATTTGACAATGTCGTCCTTAACATAGGCTTAGTACCGAGTGAGGATACAGACGAGGTCTCTAAGGTTTTGAGACTTTCTAGGGATCAGGAGGGTTTCTTGATGGAGGCTCATCCGAAGCTTGGCCCGGTGGATACGATGACACCGGGCATATTCATAGCAGGTGCCGCCAGGGGTCCGAAGAACGTAGCCGAGACAATAGCGGAGGGCTACGCGGCTGCATCAAGGGCATTGATGATGCTTGCCCAGGGTTACGTTACCAAGGAACCATTCATTCCGAAGTTTGACTGGTCTAAATGCACTAAATGCGGTCTTTGCATTAAGGCTTGTCCCTATGGCGCCATTAGGGGTGTACCCGGTAAGTGGATCGAGCACGTACCAGCCGCTTGCCAGGGTTGTGGTTCATGCGTTGCTGAGTGCCCGCAGGATGCTATAGCACTTGATGCACTAAGTGATGATGCTATCATGGCTCAGATTGATGCTGCCTTGGCTGAGGAGCCTGAGAGGAAGGTTGTCATGTTCACCTGTGCCTACTGCTCCTACTGGGCTGCCGATAATGCCGGTATATTTAAGATGCAGTACCCACCATACGCGAGGATAATTAGGCTTCAGTGCAGTTCTAGGTTGGCTTGGAGGCATGTTAAGCATGCCTTTGAGCTTGGTGCTGCTGGGGTCTTTGTGACTGGTTGTAGGCTTGGTGACTGCCACTACATAACGGCCAATTACAACACGGTCAAGAGATTCGAAAACTGGAAAAAGAGACTGAAGAACATAGGCATGAAAGAAGAAAGATTCCAAATGAGACTGTTTGGAGCGCCTGATGTGGTTGACCTAGTGGAGACTATGAGAGAGGCCGAGAAGGTCGTTAAGACAGTGACTAAGGAGGAGATTGAAATGACAAAACAAAGAATCAAGCAATTAAGGTGA
- a CDS encoding (Fe-S)-binding protein, protein MPVTVNFGLREELLKLVPTLGLCYQCGTCSTYCPITDESYNIRLIVKKAQLGVVEPKDFKVIWDCVTCGTCQALCPNNVEIVNLVEIIRTMAMKSKVFPTKINEILWKIYENQNPWGYTVTDKRRFLAQFSSLINNENPDVVIYPCCLSIGDPRVQKHIKALIRVLTKAGLKVGIYTGLSCCGDIIEHTGNKAFYEEYTAKLRDSIMSNIKAPVIVTLSPHCEYSLKKYLKGIKVIHYVELLDELIRNGKLKIDKKADITVTYHDPCYLSKHQRIIEEPRRVITSVPGVRLVEMIHSGEKSLCCGAGGGGIALETRVSTDLSKRRLKEAIDTGASVVLTACTYCFRMLEDANKVVKTNMKVMDLVEFLDSIMGD, encoded by the coding sequence ATGCCAGTAACCGTTAACTTCGGCCTTAGGGAGGAACTCCTTAAGTTGGTGCCCACACTAGGCCTTTGTTATCAATGCGGAACATGTAGCACCTACTGCCCAATAACGGATGAATCATACAACATTAGGCTAATCGTTAAGAAGGCTCAACTTGGTGTTGTTGAACCAAAGGACTTTAAGGTCATTTGGGACTGCGTAACCTGCGGTACTTGCCAGGCCCTGTGCCCCAACAATGTCGAGATTGTGAATCTCGTAGAGATAATTAGGACAATGGCCATGAAGTCCAAGGTATTCCCAACAAAGATTAATGAGATACTCTGGAAGATTTATGAGAACCAGAACCCATGGGGCTACACAGTCACTGATAAGAGAAGATTCTTAGCTCAATTCAGTAGTTTAATTAATAATGAGAACCCAGATGTGGTTATTTATCCATGCTGCTTATCAATTGGAGATCCAAGAGTTCAGAAGCACATTAAGGCCTTGATTAGGGTATTGACCAAGGCTGGCCTCAAGGTAGGCATATACACTGGTTTATCTTGCTGTGGCGACATTATTGAGCATACAGGTAATAAGGCATTCTACGAGGAATACACAGCAAAGTTGAGAGACTCAATAATGAGTAACATTAAGGCTCCAGTAATAGTGACATTATCACCACACTGTGAGTATTCCCTTAAGAAGTATCTTAAGGGCATTAAAGTGATTCATTACGTAGAATTACTTGATGAGCTTATACGTAATGGTAAGTTAAAGATTGATAAGAAGGCAGACATTACCGTAACTTATCATGATCCATGTTACTTATCTAAGCATCAAAGGATCATTGAGGAGCCCAGGAGGGTGATCACTTCAGTACCTGGCGTTAGGCTTGTTGAAATGATCCACTCAGGGGAGAAGTCCCTCTGCTGTGGCGCCGGCGGTGGAGGCATAGCCCTAGAGACTAGGGTATCCACTGATTTATCAAAGCGTAGGTTAAAGGAGGCAATCGACACGGGTGCTTCTGTTGTGCTCACCGCATGCACCTACTGCTTCAGGATGCTTGAGGATGCAAATAAGGTAGTGAAAACAAACATGAAGGTTATGGACCTAGTTGAGTTCCTAGATAGTATTATGGGTGATTAG